A single Anopheles funestus chromosome 2RL, idAnoFuneDA-416_04, whole genome shotgun sequence DNA region contains:
- the LOC125761664 gene encoding TAR DNA-binding protein 43-like: MAVDMGYNGTVLVVEEEGDEAVEIPLEEDGTLLLSTLQAQFYGACGLKYRNPDNKAIRGVRLSDNKLHPFSPDSGWGNHVYICVFPKENKRKSDDKLENSTPKTKRIESRNRTTTDLIVLGLPWKTTEESLREYFETFGDLLVVQIKKDSKTGQSKGYGFIRFARFESQMKALSKRHLIDSRWCDVKVPSSKDQTQHQMPSKIFLGRLTEDINSDDIRDYFSKYGEVTDVFIPKPFRAFAFVTFIDPHVAQSLCGEDHLIKGTSVYVSTASPRPEHGRHHGKGQMGGNFSNYDERGRGGGGVGGGSGGNEYHRGSGGGHAVGPHVPTPNNNYHHGSGGGSEGGGPGGYNNLQSGSGGSQQPIWNYNEYTAQNRQNSSNIESMPNLQALGINSSGPNGQQRGGGVGGGLHSGHHAGMGNHLSGSGGAGGSAPGGPGNNGAGVIGAHGGPAAGNMNLYQMPINPAIIAAALSQWSLIGNQMHNTAQGAGGPGGPGGPGAPGQANANVPGGPAGGPPGGPGGAAGPGPGASEQEYLPWNGTGNGAPGAGGPAGRVDPNRQ, encoded by the coding sequence ATGGCTGTAGATATGGGTTATAACGGTACGGTGCTGGTCGTGGAGGAGGAAGGCGACGAAGCCGTTGAGATTCCGCTGGAAGAAGACGGTACGTTATTGCTATCGACTTTACAGGCCCAGTTCTACGGTGCGTGCGGTCTTAAATACCGTAATCCGGATAATAAAGCGATAAGGGGTGTGCGACTGAGCGACAATAAGCTTCACCCGTTCTCGCCTGATTCCGGCTGGGGTAACCATGTGTACATATGCGTGTTtccaaaggaaaacaaacgcaaGAGCGACGACAAGCTCGAGAACTCGACACCGAAGACGAAGCGGATCGAAAGTAGGAATCGCACGACGACAGATTTGATCGTGCTGGGTTTACCGTGGAAGACGACGGAAGAGAGCTTGCGCGAGTATTTTGAGACGTTTGGTGATCTGCTGGTGGTGCAGATTAAGAAGGACTCCAAGACGGGCCAATCGAAGGGATACGGTTTCATTCGGTTCGCTCGGTTCGAGAGCCAGATGAAGGCACTGTCGAAGCGACACCTGATCGACAGTCGCTGGTGTGACGTGAAGGTGCCTAGTAGCAAAGACCAGACGCAGCACCAGATGCCAAGCAAGATATTTTTAGGGCGCCTGACGGAGGATATCAACTCGGACGATATCCGGGACTACTTCAGCAAATACGGTGAAGTGACGGACGTGTTCATACCGAAACCCTTCCGGGCATTCGCGTTCGTCACGTTCATCGACCCGCACGTAGCGCAGAGTCTGTGCGGCGAGGATCATCTGATCAAGGGCACATCGGTGTATGTGTCGACGGCATCGCCCAGACCGGAACATGGTCGACATCACGGCAAAGGCCAGATGGGGGGAAATTTTTCCAACTACGATGAGCGTGGCCGCGGTGGTGGTGGGGTCGGAGGTGGTAGCGGCGGTAACGAGTATCACCGGGGCAGTGGTGGCGGTCACGCCGTGGGTCCCCACGTCCCAACACCCAACAACAACTATCATCATGGTAGCGGTGGCGGCAGTGAGGGTGGCGGACCCGGTGGGTACAACAATCTGCAATCGGGAAGCGGTGGTAGCCAACAGCCAATCTGGAACTACAACGAGTACACGGCACAGAATCGGCAAAACAGTAGCAACATTGAATCGATGCCGAACCTGCAGGCACTTGGCATTAACTCGAGCGGTCCCAACGGGCAGCAGAGAGGTGGTGGCGTCGGTGGAGGTCTACACAGTGGGCATCACGCAGGGATGGGAAACCATTTGAGCGGCAGTGGTGGTGCCGGTGGATCCGCCCCGGGTGGTCCGGGAAACAATGGGGCGGGTGTAATTGGCGCCCACGGTGGACCAGCGGCCGGTAATATGAATCTCTACCAGATGCCAATCAATCCTGCAATAATAGCGGCCGCATTAAGCCAGTGGAGCTTAATCGGTAACCAGATGCACAACACGGCCCAGGGAGCGGGTGGACCCGGTGGCCCTGGTGGCCCGGGTGCACCTGGGCAGGCGAACGCGAACGTACCGGGTGGACCCGCCGGTGGACCACCGGGAGGACCGGGTGGAGCGGCCGGTCCCGGACCTGGTGCGTCCGAACAGGAGTACCTGCCCTGGAACGGTACCGGCAATGGTGCACCGGGTGCTGGTGGACCGGCTGGACGGGTGGACCCAAACCGTCAGTGA